In Candidatus Brocadiia bacterium, a genomic segment contains:
- the istA gene encoding IS21 family transposase, with amino-acid sequence MREVEHLSISEISRLLRIHRKTVRRALEYVSAPPGNESRERGVAGKLEPFKPYITERLKEYPNLTGAKLLLEIGKQGYSGGYTILKDYLQDNRPGRKPDVFLRIETQPGEYAQVDWANTGHLTIGNARRQLSCFVMVLSYSRMMYIEFTLSQRIEDFIAAHVNAFQFFGGIPRKINYDNLKTVVLSRVGQDIRFNSKFMDFAGYYLFKPVPCGVRKANEKGKVENGIKYLRSSFLDGQTISSREQIQSEALRWLEEIANTRKHGSTNERPIDRFEKERALLMSLPLNQYDCSIAASARATNQSLVWFDGNRYSVPCGFTHKTLTIKATSMQVAVYAGTRILTSHARCYEKNRVIENPKHYEGLLAQRKKARMSKLVESFLNLAPECSVYLKGLVSAELNLQSQLEKIQDMLNKYGKADVKIAISRALKYQAFGAHYIQNIIVQQRAARNIAEPQSITLAKKPQWNDLAVEESDLALYDNLFEEEPTDGGTTKPK; translated from the coding sequence ATGCGTGAGGTTGAACACCTTTCGATAAGCGAAATATCCCGCTTATTGCGTATTCACCGCAAAACAGTCAGGCGCGCGCTGGAATATGTTTCCGCACCTCCCGGCAACGAGTCGCGCGAACGTGGCGTCGCGGGCAAGCTTGAGCCGTTTAAACCGTATATAACGGAGCGGCTTAAGGAATACCCGAATCTTACCGGGGCTAAACTGCTGCTTGAAATAGGCAAGCAAGGCTATAGCGGCGGGTACACGATTCTTAAGGATTATTTGCAAGACAACCGACCGGGAAGGAAGCCGGACGTGTTTTTGCGCATAGAAACGCAGCCTGGGGAATACGCGCAGGTGGACTGGGCAAATACGGGACATCTCACCATAGGGAACGCGCGGCGGCAATTATCCTGTTTTGTGATGGTGCTGTCATATTCGCGGATGATGTATATAGAGTTCACGCTGTCACAACGTATTGAAGATTTCATTGCGGCTCATGTAAATGCGTTCCAGTTTTTCGGCGGTATTCCCAGGAAGATCAACTATGACAATTTAAAAACGGTTGTTCTATCCCGTGTCGGGCAGGATATCCGGTTTAATTCCAAGTTCATGGATTTTGCCGGCTATTATTTATTCAAGCCGGTACCCTGCGGGGTTAGAAAGGCCAATGAAAAGGGGAAGGTGGAAAACGGGATAAAATATCTGCGTTCCTCGTTCCTGGATGGCCAGACAATAAGTTCGCGGGAGCAGATACAGTCGGAGGCGCTGCGCTGGCTGGAGGAAATTGCCAATACCCGCAAACACGGCAGCACCAACGAGCGGCCCATAGATCGCTTTGAAAAGGAACGTGCCCTGCTTATGAGCCTGCCCCTAAACCAATATGACTGTTCAATAGCTGCTTCTGCCAGGGCAACCAACCAGTCGCTGGTCTGGTTTGACGGCAACAGATATTCCGTGCCGTGCGGATTTACGCATAAAACGCTTACCATTAAAGCGACCTCCATGCAGGTGGCCGTGTATGCGGGAACAAGGATCCTGACTTCGCACGCGCGATGCTATGAGAAGAACCGCGTGATAGAAAATCCTAAGCATTATGAGGGGTTGCTGGCTCAGCGCAAAAAAGCGCGTATGTCCAAGCTGGTTGAATCGTTTCTGAACCTCGCTCCGGAGTGCAGCGTGTATTTAAAGGGATTGGTGTCGGCGGAACTGAATCTTCAGTCCCAACTGGAAAAGATCCAGGACATGCTTAACAAATACGGTAAGGCGGATGTGAAGATCGCAATAAGCCGCGCCCTGAAGTACCAGGCCTTCGGCGCGCATTATATTCAAAATATTATTGTGCAGCAGCGCGCGGCGCGCAACATTGCGGAGCCGCAGTCTATTACGCTGGCAAAAAAGCCGCAGTGGAATGACCTTGCGGTGGAGGAGAGCGATTTAGCGCTTTACGATAATCTTTTTGAGGAGGAACCAACCGATGGCGGAACAACAAAGCCCAAATAA